In Thermodesulfobacteriota bacterium, the genomic stretch GCCCCGGTGGAAGGGCCCAGCCAGGCAACTATGGCCAGAAGGTGGATGAATTTGGAGACCCTGTATTGCACGGTTCTATGGATGCCTCTGAAAATCGATCCTTTCCCCGGACTCTGCGTAGTTACGTGAATAAAAATGCTCACATATTATCTGATATATGCTCCGCTTTTTATTCCCGGCCCTCCTTGATTGCGGGGAAAATCTCTAATTTTTTAGCACCCCTATATAATTCCGGCCTGAACGAGCCGGATTCCTTTGTAAAGTGGGACTTCCGGATTCCCTTTGATCCAGTCCGCGTTGGGTATGGACCCGGGGTCCGTCAGGCCGACCCGGGGGGGCTTACCTCGTAAAGGTCCTTGAGGATCTCGTAGGCTCCGTTCTTCAAGAGCTTCTCCGCGAGCTCTACCCCGAGCCTCTCGCAATCCTCCCTGGGGCCGGAGACAGAGTCTTTTATTATATTTTTGCCGTCAATGCCGGCGACGAGGCCGGTAATCCTTATCGTGCCGCCCGTAAGCTCGCCGTGCGCGGCTATGGGTACCTGGCAGCCGCCTTCGAGCCTTTTAAGGAGCGCCCGCTCGCCCCTTACGCAGTAAGAGGTCTCCGGGTGGTCGAAGAAGGTGACGAGCCCGTTTATATAATCGTCGTCGGTCCTCGTCTCTATGCCGAGCGCGCCCTGGCCTATCGCGGGGAGGCTCACATCGATCGGGAGGAGCTCGGTTATCCTGTCTGCCCATCCGAGCCTCTTAACGCCAGCCCCGGCGAGTATGATCGCGTCGAATTCCCCGTTGTCGAGCTTTTTCA encodes the following:
- the hemC gene encoding hydroxymethylbilane synthase; the protein is MKKKIVIGTRGSQLALWQANWVKSEIEKRHPELTVELEKIKTTGDKILDVPLAKVGGKGLFVKEIEEALLEGRAHLAVHSMKDVPTFFPEGLSLRCITEREDPRDAVFSRNHVKLLDLPKGASIGTSSLRRQSQILNLRPDFRILQLRGNLDTRMKKLDNGEFDAIILAGAGVKRLGWADRITELLPIDVSLPAIGQGALGIETRTDDDYINGLVTFFDHPETSYCVRGERALLKRLEGGCQVPIAAHGELTGGTIRITGLVAGIDGKNIIKDSVSGPREDCERLGVELAEKLLKNGAYEILKDLYEVSPPGSA